One part of the Prunus persica cultivar Lovell chromosome G5, Prunus_persica_NCBIv2, whole genome shotgun sequence genome encodes these proteins:
- the LOC18776919 gene encoding protein SAR DEFICIENT 1, producing MAAKRFFNDAESDQDQPNEKRKRPRPSFASVIGEVVLVNSMQSLFSSLEPLLRRVVSEEVDHCLRRCSLRSMTRSPSMRIQALEPSSVELVFAKKLSLPIFTASKILDEDNNPIQIQIVDKTNNTNGAQMVPIASDLPNPIKVEIVVLDGDFPTGGRDDWTTEEFENNILRERTGKRPLLTGDVNVTVRDGLTTIGEIEFTDNSSWIRSRKFRLGARVAPGTSAYQGSRIREAITDAFVVKDHRGELYKKHHPPMLEDEVWRLEKIGKDGAFHKKLAKENIHTVQDFLKLFVVDRSKLRKILGVGMSEKMWEVTVKHANTCVMGNKMFIYRGVHFALFLNPICQVLRAMVNGQVFSIRDLSNINRTYIENLVREAYANWNSLEMVETALLTQGDQVVEQYPNPHAEAMSRSAFDQNGHLGLAAADHHHSKSVNVGYLLSSNSASSNFECSTGSDNWNINSPYIFNPFVESSIIKCSISDSSSDGDLL from the exons ATGGCCGCCAAACGGTTCTTTAATGATGCAGAATCCGACCAAGATCAGCCAAACGAAAAACGGAAGAGACCTAGACCTTCTTTTGCTTC TGTGATTGGAGAAGTGGTTCTGGTGAACTCCATGCAAAGCCTTTTCTCATCCTTGGAGCCTTTGCTTAGAAGAGTG GTAAGTGAAGAGGTTGACCACTGTCTAAGACGGTGCTCACTCCGCTCAATGACAAGGTCGCCTTCAATGAGAATCCAAGCTCTTGAGCCATCCAGCGTGGAACTAGTCTTTGCTAAGAAGCTCTCCCTCCCAATCTTCACCGCAAGCAAGATATTAGATGAAGACAACAACCCAATCCAAATCCAGATCGTGGACAAGACCAATAACACTAATGGTGCCCAAATGGTGCCAATAGCTAGCGATCTACCCAACCCAATCAAAGTGGAGATTGTTGTTCTTGACGGGGACTTCCCCACCGGAGGCCGTGACGATTGGACGACTGAAGAATTTGAGAACAACATATTGAGGGAGAGAACTGGGAAGCGGCCGTTGCTCACTGGGGACGTAAATGTGACTGTGAGAGATGGGCTTACTACAATTGGGGAGATTGAGTTCACAGATAATTCCAGCTGGATTAGGAGCAGAAAATTTAGGCTTGGTGCAAGAGTGGCTCCAGGCACAAGCGCCTATCAGGGCTCAAGGATCCGTGAGGCCATCACCGATGCTTTCGTTGTTAAAGATCATCGTGGAGAAT TGTACAAGAAGCATCATCCGCCAATGTTGGAAGATGAAGTTTGGCGCCTGGAGAAGATTGGGAAAGATGGAGCTTTTCACAAGAAGCTAGCCAAGGAGAACATTCACACAGTACAAGACTTCTTGAAGTTGTTTGTGGTTGACCGGTCAAAGCTAAGAAAG ATTTTAGGCGTTGGAATGTCAGAGAAAATGTGGGAGGTAACAGTAAAGCATGCCAATACCTGTGTTATGGGCAACAAAATGTTTATTTATCGTGGTGTTCATTTTGCACTTTTCTTGAATCCGATATGTCAAGTGTTGAGGGCTATGGTTAATGGGCAAGTTTTCTCTATTCGGGACCTAAGCAACATCAATAGG ACATATATTGAGAATTTGGTGAGAGAAGCCTACGCAAATTGGAATTCATTGGAAATGGTCGAGACTGCCTTATTGACACAag GTGATCAAGTAGTGGAGCAGTATCCCAACCCTCATGCTGAGGCAATGTCAAGATCAGCATTCGATCAGAATGGACACCTGGGCCTAGCAGCAGCGGATCATCATCACTCAAAATCTGTCAATGTGGGTTACCTGCTATCAAGCAATAGTGCAAGCTCCAACTTTGAGTGCAGTACTGGTAGTGATAACTGGAATATAAATTCACCATATATATTCAACCCATTTGTGGAAAGCAGCATCATCAAGTGTAGCATCTCCGACTCATCTTCAGATGGCGATTTACTTTAG
- the LOC18777101 gene encoding LEAF RUST 10 DISEASE-RESISTANCE LOCUS RECEPTOR-LIKE PROTEIN KINASE-like 1.2 isoform X2: MTMPTAHIFLRLPILFITFNLITALIPSALCDDDAQYTECRNTYDCGLLKNITYPFWAANGRPHHCGREGYELTCRDNEYPVIRIEEQDFLVLNISREGYTITIARVDLWDSPCTSRLINTTLDYDHFAYVQAVRNLTLFYGCVLHNQSIPNNFTCKIEGTQNDLAFYIDDSISRLNPLQNETLCLHNIRVPIMWTDIDPLLENYTMDVLEQVLKQGFRVEYNADWKLCGPCMLSNGTCGSNITTDSFLCFCEDHPYEKTCPSGGNSWNWERKVVIGVCTSAATVLIMSVVFFVYQRRNRKQYAPSSFVSRSIFSKQTSMDDMEKGSTYLGVHLFTYRELEEATNYFDSAKELGDGGFGTVYHGNVRDGRAVAVKRLYENNCKRVEQFMNEIEILARLRHQNLVLLYGCTSRHSRELLLVYEYIPNGTLAEHLHGEKAKPGALPWLTRMNIAIETASALSYLHASDIIHRDVKTTNILLDNNFCVKVADFGLSRLFPTDVTHISTAPQGTPGYVDPEYNQCYQLTSKSDVYSFGVVMIELISSLPAVDITRHRHEINLSNMAINKIQKHALHELVDTCLGFESDYRIRKMIIAVAELAFRCLQNDKEVRPSMPDVLDELKRIQSKDFDKEKAEEIDISADDVVLLKSGPLPPPPDTLTLNWISSSTTPNGSG, from the exons ATGACCATGCCCACAGCCCACATCTTCCTAAGACTACCCATCCTCTTCATCACCTTCAATTTGATCACAGCGTTGATCCCCTCTGCTCTTTGCGATGACGATGCTCAATACACAGAGTGCCGCAATACCTACGACTGCGGTTTGCTTAAAAACATAACCTACCCTTTCTGGGCAGCCAACGGTCGGCCCCACCACTGCGGGCGAGAAGGGTACGAACTCACCTGCCGAGATAATGAATACCCTGTTATCAGAATTGAAGAACAAGATTTCCTTGTCTTGAACATTAGCCGGGAAGGTTACACCATCACAATTGCTCGCGTAGACCTCTGGGACAGTCCTTGCACGAGCAGGCTCATCAACACCACTTTGGACTACGATCATTTCGCTTACGTTCAAGCTGTTCGGAACCTGACTTTGTTCTATGGCTGCGTCCTTCACAATCAGTCAATCCCAAATAACTTTACTTGCAAAATAGAGGGTACCCAAAACGATCTTGCGTTCTATATAGACGACTCTATCTCGAGGCTTAATCCTCTTCAGAATGAGACCTTGTGCCTCCACAATATCAGAGTCCCCATAATGTGGACGGATattgatcctctgcttgagaATTACACGATGGACGTACTGGAACAAGTTTTGAAGCAAGGCTTCAGGGTTGAGTACAACGCCGACTGGAAGCTCTGTGGGCCATGCATGCTCTCTAATGGAACCTGCGGATCCAACATCACCACTGACTCTTTTCTCTGCTTTTGCGAGGACCATCCTTATGAGAAAACCTGTCCTTCTGGAG GCAATTCGTGGAACTGGGAAAGAAAGGTTGTTATAG GTGTTTGCACATCTGCTGCTACTGTACTTATAATGtctgttgttttctttgtataCCAACGCCGCAACAGAAAACAATATGCTCCATCATCCTTTGTATCTCGAAGCATCTTTTCTAAACAAACTTCCATGGATGATATGGAGAAGGGAAGTACCTACCTTGGAGTGCATTTGTTCACATATAGGGAACTTGAAGAAGCAACTAATTATTTTGATTCAGCCAAAGAACTCGGTGATGGAGGCTTTGGCACAGTGTATCATG GAAATGTCCGTGATGGGAGAGCCGTTGCAGTCAAGCGTCTATATGAAAACAATTGCAAGAGAGTTGAGCAGTTCATGAATGAAATTGAGATTTTAGCTCGCCTGCGCCACCAAAATCTTGTCTTGCTCTATGGTTGCACCTCTCGCCACAGCCGTGAACTCCTCCTTGTATATGAATACATTCCTAATGGAACTCTTGCTGAGCATCTTCATGGTGAAAAAGCAAAACCTGGTGCACTGCCATGGCTTACTCGAATGAACATTGCCATAGAAACTGCAAGTGCATTGTCATATCTTCATGCATCTGATATTATCCACCGTGACGTGAAAACGACGAATATTCTCCTTGACAACAACTTCTGTGTCAAAGTAGCGGACTTTGGACTATCTCGCCTCTTCCCCACAGATGTCACCCACATATCAACTGCTCCACAAGGAACTCCAGGTTATGTTGATCCTGAGTATAACCAATGCTACCAGCTTACTAGCAAGAGTGATGTCTATAGCTTTGGGGTGGTCATGATTGAGCTCATATCATCCCTGCCTGCTGTTGATATCACAAGGCATCGACATGAGATCAATTTGTCGAACATGGCTATCAACAAGATTCAAAAGCATGCATTGCATGAGCTAGTAGACACATGCCTAGGGTTTGAATCAGACTAcagaataagaaaaatgataaTTGCAGTGGCAGAATTAGCATTTCGGTGCCTGCAAAATGACAAGGAGGTGAGACCTTCCATGCCTGATGTGCTAGATGAGCTAAAGCGGATACAGAGTAAGGATTTTGATAAAGAAAAGGCAGAGGAGATTGATATTTCAGCTGATGatgttgtgttgttaaagagTGGTCCACTGCCTCCTCCCCCAGATACTCTGACATTAAATTGGATTAGCAGCTCTACAACACCGAATGGTAGCGGTTAA
- the LOC18777101 gene encoding LEAF RUST 10 DISEASE-RESISTANCE LOCUS RECEPTOR-LIKE PROTEIN KINASE-like 1.2 isoform X1, which yields MLSSLFLDHPLQMYLLLQSHFKGKIPFHVCIITIIFTTLAKQTSSLDQSYEACKPQTCGNGPNISYPFWLSDRQESFCGYSSFKIACDGENPVLSISDDDYIIKDIFYSNHSFVLANAVVYHDKCPLPLHNFSLDRTPFSYSSDQIDFSFFYNCDEEPIVYIHPYPIDCASNASHHSFATFHEEVLKDSNYSFDSCQSPVNLPVDVAVGVEALLRMNYTEILKMGFLLNWTAQNCSNCEKSSGRCGFKNNEFVCFCRDGPRSQTCDHGNSWNWERKVVIGVCTSAATVLIMSVVFFVYQRRNRKQYAPSSFVSRSIFSKQTSMDDMEKGSTYLGVHLFTYRELEEATNYFDSAKELGDGGFGTVYHGNVRDGRAVAVKRLYENNCKRVEQFMNEIEILARLRHQNLVLLYGCTSRHSRELLLVYEYIPNGTLAEHLHGEKAKPGALPWLTRMNIAIETASALSYLHASDIIHRDVKTTNILLDNNFCVKVADFGLSRLFPTDVTHISTAPQGTPGYVDPEYNQCYQLTSKSDVYSFGVVMIELISSLPAVDITRHRHEINLSNMAINKIQKHALHELVDTCLGFESDYRIRKMIIAVAELAFRCLQNDKEVRPSMPDVLDELKRIQSKDFDKEKAEEIDISADDVVLLKSGPLPPPPDTLTLNWISSSTTPNGSG from the exons ATgctttcttctctgtttcttgATCATCCACTCCAAATGTATCTCCTCCTCCAAAGCCACTTCAAAGGCAAAATACCTttccatgtatgtattatcaCCATCATCTTCACAACCTTAGCCAAGCAAACTTCCTCTCTAGACCAAAGCTACGAGGCCTGCAAGCCTCAAACATGTGGAAATGGTCCGAATATAAGCTACCCCTTTTGGCTTTCTGATCGACAAGAGTCCTTCTGTGGCTACTCGAGCTTCAAGATCGCCTGCGATGGAGAAAATCCAGTACTTAGTATTTCCGACGATGATTATATCATTAAAGATATCTTCTACTCGAACCATTCATTCGTGCTGGCCAACGCTGTTGTGTATCATGATAAATGTCCACTCCCTCTGCACAACTTTAGCCTTGATCGAACACCTTTCAGTTATAGTTCTGatcaaattgatttttccttcttctacAATTGCGACGAAGAGCCTATAGTGTACATACATCCATATCCAATTGACTGTGCTAGCAATGCCAGCCATCATTCATTTGCTACTTTTCACGAGGAGGTACTGAAGGACTCGAACTACTCATTTGACTCATGCCAGTCTCCGGTGAATTTGCCTGTTGATGTGGCTGTTGGTGTCGAGGCCTTGTTGCGAATGAACTACACAGAAATATTGAAGATGgggtttcttttgaattgGACTGCACAAAATTGCAGCAATTGTGAGAAGAGTAGCGGGCGCTGTGGATTCAAAAACAATGAATTTGTCTGTTTTTGCAGAGACGGTCCTCGTTCCCAAACCTGTGACCATG GCAATTCGTGGAACTGGGAAAGAAAGGTTGTTATAG GTGTTTGCACATCTGCTGCTACTGTACTTATAATGtctgttgttttctttgtataCCAACGCCGCAACAGAAAACAATATGCTCCATCATCCTTTGTATCTCGAAGCATCTTTTCTAAACAAACTTCCATGGATGATATGGAGAAGGGAAGTACCTACCTTGGAGTGCATTTGTTCACATATAGGGAACTTGAAGAAGCAACTAATTATTTTGATTCAGCCAAAGAACTCGGTGATGGAGGCTTTGGCACAGTGTATCATG GAAATGTCCGTGATGGGAGAGCCGTTGCAGTCAAGCGTCTATATGAAAACAATTGCAAGAGAGTTGAGCAGTTCATGAATGAAATTGAGATTTTAGCTCGCCTGCGCCACCAAAATCTTGTCTTGCTCTATGGTTGCACCTCTCGCCACAGCCGTGAACTCCTCCTTGTATATGAATACATTCCTAATGGAACTCTTGCTGAGCATCTTCATGGTGAAAAAGCAAAACCTGGTGCACTGCCATGGCTTACTCGAATGAACATTGCCATAGAAACTGCAAGTGCATTGTCATATCTTCATGCATCTGATATTATCCACCGTGACGTGAAAACGACGAATATTCTCCTTGACAACAACTTCTGTGTCAAAGTAGCGGACTTTGGACTATCTCGCCTCTTCCCCACAGATGTCACCCACATATCAACTGCTCCACAAGGAACTCCAGGTTATGTTGATCCTGAGTATAACCAATGCTACCAGCTTACTAGCAAGAGTGATGTCTATAGCTTTGGGGTGGTCATGATTGAGCTCATATCATCCCTGCCTGCTGTTGATATCACAAGGCATCGACATGAGATCAATTTGTCGAACATGGCTATCAACAAGATTCAAAAGCATGCATTGCATGAGCTAGTAGACACATGCCTAGGGTTTGAATCAGACTAcagaataagaaaaatgataaTTGCAGTGGCAGAATTAGCATTTCGGTGCCTGCAAAATGACAAGGAGGTGAGACCTTCCATGCCTGATGTGCTAGATGAGCTAAAGCGGATACAGAGTAAGGATTTTGATAAAGAAAAGGCAGAGGAGATTGATATTTCAGCTGATGatgttgtgttgttaaagagTGGTCCACTGCCTCCTCCCCCAGATACTCTGACATTAAATTGGATTAGCAGCTCTACAACACCGAATGGTAGCGGTTAA
- the LOC109949212 gene encoding uncharacterized protein LOC109949212, producing the protein MTETLSEKKLTEVMDFNDPYYIHPSDHTGHAIVTRPLEGDNYATWSRAMIMSLEAKNKLGFVDGTIKAPSAKDPKYGAWRRCNQIVKSWILNSISPTLTNTVIFSDTAAEVWADLNERFSQGNFSRIFELKRGIVEHRQQQQSIAVYYTTLKSFWDELGSYNDPPSCNCAGLKQIAEREEQEQILQFLMGLNDTYSAIRGQILLMQPLPNIRKIYSLLLQEEKQRQLADARDGPIHAMNVKKSTKNTENRQPAKSQDNKGKSLYCTHCEGDTHTVDRCYYIIGFPPGHKFHGKAVKPPNRNKRFTANNAHGTTKPTTAENAHQNFPQFTEEEYNQIRALLGKTQFCGNVTGPENDEGDWPGEGA; encoded by the exons ATGACTGAAACTTTATCAGAGAAGAAGTTGACAGAGGTTATGGATTTCAACGATCCCTATTATATTCACCCTTCAGATCACACTGGGCACGCTATCGTCACTCGACCTTTGGAGGGTGACAACTATGCGACGTGGAGTCGCGCCATGATAATGTCTCTGGAAGCTAAGAATAAGCTTGGCTTTGTCGATGGCACAATCAAAGCACCTTCAGCGAAGGATCCTAAATATGGAGCTTGGAGAAGATGCAATCAAATCGTGAAGTCGTGGATCCTCAATTCAATTAGCCCAACCTTAACCAATACGGTGATCTTTTCCGACACAGCCGCTGAAGTCTGGGCAGATCTCAATGAACGGTTCTCACAAGGGAATTTTTCTCGTATTTTTGAACTCAAACGAGGGATCGTTGAGCACCGTCAACAACAACAGTCCATAGCTGTCTACTATACAACGCTCAAATCCTTTTGGGACGAACTGGGATCGTACAACGATCCACCTTCATGTAACTGCGCAGGTTTGAAGCAGATTGCTGAAAGGGAAGAGCAGGAGCAGATCCTCCAATTCCTCATGGGGTTGAATGACACATATTCTGCCATTCGTGGACAAATCCTTTTGATGCAGCCACTTCCCAATATTAGAAAAATCTACTCACTCTTActccaagaagaaaaacagaggCAGCTTGCTGATGCTCGTGACGGCCCTATTCATGCCATGAACGTGAAGAAAAGCACAAAGAACACAGAGAATAGGCAACCTGCAAAATCACAAGACAACAAAGGGAAATCCTTGTATTGCACACACTGTGAAGGTGATACACACACAGTTGATCGCTGCTACTACATCATCGGCTTTCCTCCAGGGCACAAGTTCCATGGCAAAGCAGTCAAGCCACCAAACAGGAACAAACGCTTCACAGCCAATAATGCTCACGGCACGACCAAACCCACCACTGCAGAGAATGCACATCAGAACTTTCCTCAATTCACAGAGGAGGAGTACAATCAGATAAGGGCCTTACTCGGTAAAACCCAATTTTGTGGAAATGTAACAG GACCTGAAAACGATGAAGGTGATTGGCCTGGGGAAGGAGCATAA